The following coding sequences lie in one uncultured Celeribacter sp. genomic window:
- a CDS encoding bifunctional (p)ppGpp synthetase/guanosine-3',5'-bis(diphosphate) 3'-pyrophosphohydrolase, translating into MIDVEDLIALVRNYNPKTNAELIREAYAYGLEMHEGQFRRSGEPYFTHPVAVAAILTEQSLDDATIITALLHDTIEDTRASYQEVARKFGEEIAELVDGVTKLTNLQLSSTETKQAENFRKLFMAMSKDLRVILVKLADRLHNMRTIKSMRPEKQLQKARETMDIYAPLAGRMGMQWMREELEDLSFRVINPEARNSIIRRFILLQRETGDVIHKISNDISAELEREGIEADVLGRAKKPYSIWRKMEEKQQSFSRLSDIYGFRVITKTEMDCYRVLGVIHQRWRAVPTRFKDYISQPKSNGYRSIHTTVSGRDGKRVEVQIRTRQMHEVAESGVAAHWSYRDGVRAQNPFAVDPAKWLAQLTERFENAEDHSEFLEHVKLEMYSDKVFTFTPKGEVVSLPKGGTPLDYAYAIHTRIGDSCVGAKVDGIRVPLWTRLKNGQSVEILTAEGQRPQATWLDIVVTGRAKAAIRKSLREENRERFVKLGRELARVAFEHVGKKASEKALATAAKQMSLADTEALLARLGSAELTASDVVKAVYPELVRESGAIDAKRAVLGLSEGETYNRAKCCQPVPGERIVGITYRGKGVVIHAIDCPSLEELEAETDRWVDLQWHAGPHAPQYTVSLDLTISNDPGVLGRICTLIAEQKANISDLNFVDRKPDFYRLIVDVDLRDVEHLHAVMLALEAESEVARVRRYRNLDRRP; encoded by the coding sequence ATGATCGACGTCGAAGACCTGATCGCGCTGGTCCGCAACTACAACCCCAAGACAAATGCCGAACTGATCCGCGAGGCCTATGCCTACGGGCTTGAGATGCATGAGGGGCAGTTCCGCCGCTCTGGTGAACCCTATTTCACCCATCCCGTTGCCGTCGCCGCCATCCTGACCGAACAGTCTCTGGACGATGCGACGATCATCACGGCTTTGCTCCACGACACGATCGAGGACACCCGCGCCTCTTACCAAGAGGTCGCGCGCAAGTTCGGCGAAGAGATCGCGGAGCTCGTGGATGGGGTGACGAAACTCACCAACCTGCAACTGTCGTCGACAGAGACCAAACAGGCGGAGAACTTCCGCAAGCTGTTCATGGCGATGTCAAAAGACCTGCGGGTGATCCTCGTGAAACTCGCCGACCGTTTGCACAACATGCGGACGATCAAGTCGATGCGCCCGGAGAAACAGCTCCAGAAAGCGCGCGAGACCATGGACATCTATGCGCCCTTGGCGGGCCGCATGGGGATGCAGTGGATGCGCGAGGAGTTGGAGGATTTGTCCTTCCGCGTCATCAACCCCGAGGCGCGCAATTCGATCATCCGCCGCTTTATCCTGCTGCAACGCGAAACCGGCGATGTGATCCACAAGATCAGCAACGACATCAGTGCCGAGTTGGAGCGTGAGGGGATCGAGGCCGATGTGTTGGGGCGCGCCAAGAAGCCCTATTCGATCTGGCGCAAGATGGAGGAGAAACAGCAAAGTTTCTCCCGTCTGTCAGATATTTACGGCTTCCGCGTCATCACCAAGACCGAGATGGATTGCTACCGCGTGTTGGGTGTGATCCATCAGCGTTGGCGCGCGGTGCCGACCCGGTTCAAGGACTATATCAGTCAGCCGAAATCCAACGGTTACCGGTCTATTCACACCACGGTCTCGGGGCGCGACGGCAAACGCGTCGAGGTGCAAATCCGCACCCGTCAGATGCACGAGGTTGCGGAATCCGGGGTGGCCGCGCATTGGTCCTATCGCGATGGCGTTCGGGCACAAAACCCCTTTGCGGTCGACCCGGCGAAGTGGCTCGCTCAATTGACGGAGCGGTTCGAGAATGCCGAGGATCACTCCGAATTCCTCGAACACGTCAAGCTGGAGATGTATTCCGACAAGGTCTTCACCTTCACGCCGAAAGGCGAGGTGGTGTCCCTGCCGAAAGGCGGCACACCTTTGGATTACGCCTATGCGATCCATACGCGTATCGGCGACAGCTGTGTCGGCGCCAAGGTGGACGGCATCCGTGTGCCGCTTTGGACCCGGTTGAAAAACGGTCAGAGCGTGGAAATTCTCACCGCCGAAGGCCAGCGCCCGCAGGCGACCTGGCTCGACATTGTGGTGACGGGCCGCGCCAAGGCGGCGATCCGCAAGTCCCTGCGCGAAGAGAACCGCGAACGCTTTGTCAAACTGGGGCGTGAACTGGCCCGCGTGGCGTTCGAGCATGTCGGCAAGAAGGCGTCGGAAAAGGCGCTGGCGACGGCGGCGAAACAAATGTCGCTGGCCGACACCGAGGCGCTTTTGGCGCGTCTGGGGTCTGCGGAACTTACTGCTTCCGATGTGGTCAAGGCGGTCTACCCGGAACTGGTGCGCGAAAGCGGTGCGATTGATGCGAAACGCGCGGTTCTTGGACTTTCCGAGGGCGAGACCTATAATCGTGCCAAATGCTGTCAGCCGGTGCCGGGCGAACGGATCGTCGGCATCACCTATCGTGGCAAGGGCGTGGTGATCCACGCCATCGACTGCCCGTCGCTCGAAGAGCTTGAGGCGGAAACGGATCGCTGGGTCGATCTGCAATGGCACGCCGGGCCCCATGCGCCGCAATATACCGTGTCTTTGGATCTGACGATTTCCAACGATCCGGGCGTTTTGGGCCGCATCTGTACGCTGATCGCGGAGCAAAAGGCCAATATCTCGGACCTGAATTTCGTGGATCGTAAGCCCGATTTTTACCGTTTGATTGTAGATGTGGACCTGCGCGACGTGGAGCATCTGCATGCGGTGATGCTGGCGCTTGAGGCCGAAAGCGAAGTGGCCCGGGTGCGCAGATACAGGAATTTGGACAGACGCCCCTAA
- the rpoZ gene encoding DNA-directed RNA polymerase subunit omega, giving the protein MARVTVEDCVDKVPNRFELVMLAAHRAREVTAGSPLTVDRDNDKNPVVALREIAEETQSADALRERMIESHQTQIEVDEPEDDQMALLMGQEADKPAEDDMSEEKLLRALMEAQGQN; this is encoded by the coding sequence ATGGCCCGCGTGACCGTTGAAGATTGCGTCGACAAGGTTCCGAACCGCTTCGAGCTTGTGATGCTTGCCGCCCACCGTGCGCGCGAAGTGACCGCTGGCTCGCCGCTGACCGTGGATCGGGACAACGACAAGAACCCGGTTGTTGCGCTCCGCGAGATCGCCGAAGAGACCCAATCCGCAGACGCGCTGCGCGAGCGGATGATCGAAAGCCATCAGACGCAGATCGAGGTCGATGAGCCGGAAGACGATCAAATGGCTCTGTTGATGGGGCAAGAGGCCGACAAACCGGCCGAGGACGATATGTCCGAAGAGAAACTGCTGCGCGCGCTGATGGAAGCGCAGGGGCAAAATTAA
- the folK gene encoding 2-amino-4-hydroxy-6-hydroxymethyldihydropteridine diphosphokinase has translation MARETPSYWAEMRAWIAFGANLPSETGTPMETLQAALHALKAKGVVVTRLSQIYETPCFPAGAGPDYVNFAAEVMYGGPPEALLPVLHEIEAELGRVRKTRWAGRPIDLDLLAYADEVRPDARSVQSWIDLPLSEQTARAPDQLILPHPRIQDRAFMLIPFADLAPDWVHPLSGKTVAEMLAARPEAEKTEVKPMPGAEILAD, from the coding sequence GTGGCGCGAGAGACACCTTCCTACTGGGCGGAAATGCGCGCATGGATCGCATTTGGCGCCAATTTGCCCTCTGAAACTGGCACGCCGATGGAGACGTTGCAAGCGGCTTTGCATGCGCTGAAAGCCAAGGGTGTCGTGGTCACGCGGCTCAGCCAGATTTACGAGACCCCCTGTTTCCCGGCCGGTGCGGGGCCGGATTACGTGAATTTCGCGGCGGAAGTGATGTACGGCGGCCCGCCCGAGGCGCTTTTGCCGGTGTTGCACGAGATTGAGGCGGAACTGGGCCGGGTGCGCAAGACCCGCTGGGCCGGGCGGCCGATTGATTTGGATCTCTTGGCCTATGCGGATGAGGTGCGTCCCGACGCGCGCTCGGTCCAAAGCTGGATTGATTTGCCGCTGTCCGAACAAACGGCGCGGGCGCCGGATCAGCTTATTCTGCCGCATCCGCGCATTCAGGACCGCGCTTTCATGCTGATTCCCTTTGCCGATCTTGCGCCGGATTGGGTGCATCCGCTTTCGGGTAAAACGGTGGCGGAGATGCTTGCAGCCCGTCCCGAAGCGGAGAAAACGGAGGTAAAACCCATGCCCGGCGCGGAAATCCTGGCGGATTAA
- a CDS encoding NYN domain-containing protein: MFYKDERLALFIDGSNLYAAAKSLGFDIDYKLLRQEFMRRGKLLRAFYYTALLENDDYSPIRPLVDWLNYNGFTMVTKPAKEFTDSMGRRKIKGNMDIELAVDAMELAPHVDHIVLFSGDGDFRPLVESLQRQGVRVSVVSSIRTQPPMIADELRRQADNFIELNDLKDVLGRPPREPRDDDGYDN; the protein is encoded by the coding sequence ATGTTTTATAAAGATGAGCGGCTTGCCTTGTTCATCGACGGATCGAATCTTTATGCGGCTGCAAAATCGCTGGGATTCGATATCGATTACAAACTGCTCCGACAGGAATTCATGCGCCGTGGCAAATTGCTGCGTGCGTTCTACTACACCGCCTTGCTTGAAAACGATGACTATTCGCCGATCCGTCCGCTGGTCGATTGGCTGAATTACAACGGGTTCACCATGGTCACCAAACCGGCCAAGGAGTTCACCGACTCCATGGGTCGGCGCAAGATCAAGGGCAACATGGACATCGAGCTTGCCGTCGATGCGATGGAATTGGCGCCGCATGTCGATCACATCGTGCTCTTCTCCGGCGATGGCGATTTCCGTCCGCTGGTCGAAAGCCTGCAACGTCAGGGCGTGCGCGTCTCTGTCGTCTCCTCGATCCGCACCCAACCGCCGATGATCGCCGATGAGCTGCGTCGTCAGGCCGATAATTTCATCGAGCTGAACGACCTCAAAGACGTGCTCGGGCGTCCGCCGCGTGAACCGCGCGACGATGACGGTTACGACAACTGA
- the ispH gene encoding 4-hydroxy-3-methylbut-2-enyl diphosphate reductase: MTETTPKPPLMLYLAAPRGFCAGVDRAIKIVEMAIEKWGPPVYVRHEIVHNKFVVDGLKEKGAVFVEELEDCPDDRPVIFSAHGVPKAVPAEAAKREMVYVDATCPLVSKVHIEAERHFENGLQMIMIGHAGHPETIGTMGQLPEGEVLLVETPDDVPGLEVRDPERLAFITQTTLSVDDTVDVIAALRARFPDIVGPHKEDICYATTNRQAAVKAISSNIDALLVIGAPNSSNSKRLVEVGKANGCAYSQLVQRAPDIDWRALEGITSVGITAGASAPEVLVNEVIDAFRERFDVTVELVETAQENVEFKVPRVLREPA, encoded by the coding sequence ATGACCGAAACCACCCCCAAACCCCCTCTTATGCTCTATCTCGCCGCCCCGCGCGGGTTCTGCGCCGGTGTCGACCGCGCGATCAAGATCGTCGAAATGGCGATCGAGAAGTGGGGACCGCCCGTCTATGTCCGCCACGAAATCGTGCACAACAAATTCGTAGTCGACGGGTTGAAAGAGAAGGGAGCTGTCTTCGTCGAAGAGCTGGAAGACTGCCCCGACGACCGCCCGGTGATCTTTTCCGCCCATGGCGTGCCGAAAGCCGTGCCCGCCGAGGCCGCCAAGCGCGAGATGGTCTATGTCGACGCCACCTGCCCGCTGGTGTCCAAGGTCCACATTGAGGCGGAGCGGCATTTTGAGAACGGGCTACAGATGATCATGATCGGCCACGCCGGTCACCCGGAGACCATCGGCACGATGGGGCAGCTCCCTGAGGGCGAGGTTCTTCTGGTCGAAACGCCCGATGATGTGCCGGGTCTTGAGGTGCGCGACCCTGAGCGCCTGGCCTTTATCACACAGACCACATTGTCGGTCGATGACACGGTCGATGTGATCGCCGCTCTGCGTGCGCGCTTTCCGGATATCGTCGGCCCTCATAAGGAAGACATCTGTTACGCCACGACCAACCGGCAGGCGGCGGTGAAAGCCATTTCATCAAATATTGACGCTCTTTTGGTGATTGGCGCGCCTAATAGTTCAAATAGCAAACGTTTGGTTGAGGTTGGCAAAGCCAATGGCTGCGCCTATTCCCAGCTTGTGCAGCGTGCCCCCGACATCGACTGGCGCGCGCTCGAAGGCATCACTTCCGTTGGCATCACCGCCGGTGCATCGGCCCCAGAGGTCCTGGTCAATGAGGTGATCGACGCTTTCCGTGAGCGCTTTGACGTGACCGTCGAGCTGGTCGAAACCGCGCAGGAAAACGTCGAATTCAAAGTGCCCCGTGTGCTTCGGGAGCCTGCATGA
- a CDS encoding class I SAM-dependent methyltransferase, with translation MSDAERTLPIYDAQASAYAARNAELYELPQAQSFVAALPKRAHILDLGCGPGQYAGWFAAQGFRVEAWDGSSEMLTLAAQHGGVTTRLARFEELSEVAAFDGIWANFSLLHAERANLPDLLARIHRALTPSGVFHIAMKLGTGAGPDKIGRYYTYYSEAELEGLLSTAGFKIMEKHLFDGVGLDGTAGHYITLLCHG, from the coding sequence ATGAGCGACGCGGAGCGCACCCTGCCAATCTACGATGCGCAGGCCAGCGCTTACGCTGCGCGCAATGCCGAGCTTTATGAATTGCCGCAGGCGCAGTCCTTTGTCGCCGCCCTGCCAAAGCGGGCGCATATCCTCGATCTGGGATGCGGCCCCGGCCAGTACGCGGGCTGGTTCGCGGCACAGGGATTCCGTGTCGAGGCTTGGGACGGCTCTTCGGAAATGCTGACCCTCGCTGCGCAGCATGGCGGCGTCACCACACGTCTCGCCCGGTTCGAGGAGCTATCAGAGGTGGCCGCATTCGATGGCATTTGGGCCAATTTCAGCCTGTTGCATGCTGAACGCGCCAACCTGCCCGATCTGCTCGCCCGCATTCACCGCGCTTTGACGCCCAGCGGTGTGTTTCACATTGCAATGAAGCTCGGCACAGGCGCGGGACCAGACAAGATCGGGCGCTATTACACCTATTATAGCGAGGCCGAACTTGAGGGTCTGCTCAGCACGGCGGGCTTCAAGATCATGGAGAAACACCTGTTTGACGGTGTGGGGCTTGACGGCACCGCCGGGCACTATATCACCCTGCTTTGTCATGGCTGA
- the rnhA gene encoding ribonuclease HI, with amino-acid sequence MAEFYAYTDGACSGNPGPGGWGALLQAKDGDTVVKERELKGGEAETTNNRMELLAAISALETLGRPTSITIVTDSAYVKNGVTGWIHGWKRNGWKTAAKKPVKNVDLWQRIDEAQKRHDVTWEWVKGHAGHPENERADELARAGMAPFKKGAA; translated from the coding sequence ATGGCTGAATTCTACGCATATACCGACGGAGCCTGCTCCGGAAATCCCGGCCCGGGGGGCTGGGGCGCTTTGTTGCAGGCAAAGGACGGCGACACGGTCGTCAAAGAACGCGAGCTTAAGGGCGGCGAGGCAGAGACCACGAACAACCGGATGGAGTTGCTCGCGGCGATCTCTGCGCTTGAAACGCTCGGACGCCCGACGTCTATCACCATCGTCACCGACAGCGCCTATGTGAAGAACGGTGTCACCGGCTGGATTCACGGCTGGAAACGCAACGGTTGGAAGACCGCCGCGAAGAAACCTGTGAAGAATGTCGATCTTTGGCAACGCATCGACGAGGCGCAAAAGCGGCATGATGTGACCTGGGAGTGGGTTAAGGGCCACGCCGGACATCCCGAAAACGAGCGCGCCGATGAACTGGCCCGTGCGGGTATGGCGCCATTCAAAAAGGGCGCCGCATGA